One Sphingomonas endolithica genomic window, GGCGACTGGCGACGCAACGCGGGCGTCGCGCGCGATCCCGAACTGGTGCGCGATGTCGAGGAGATGCAGGCCGAGATCCAGCGCTGCAAGGCGATCGTCACCTCGATCCTGCTGTCCTCCGGCGATGCGCGCGGCGAGCAATCCGCGGCGACCACGGTACGCACCCTGCTCGACCGAGTGATCGCCGATTGGTGCGCAGCGCGCGATTTCACCAATGCCGTCTATGTCGACCATTTCGGCCCTGACGTGCCGATCGCCTCCGACGTCGTGCTGCAGCAAGCGGTGTTCAACCTGCTCGACAATGCCGCCGAAGTGTCTCCGGGTATGATCCGCATCACCCTCGCCTGCGACGAAGACGCGCTGGTGCTCAGCGTACGCGACGAGGGGCCAGGATTTGCTGCCGAACAACTCGCCAATCTCGGCAAGCCGTATAACAGCAGCAAGCCCGAGCTTGGCCGTGGCCTCGGCTTGTTCCTGGTCGGCAATGTCGCGCGCACGCTCGGCGGCACGCTGGCCGCGCGCAACCTGCACAAGGGCGCAGACGTGACGTTGCGCTTGCCGCTGGCGGCGATCCGGCTCGGGGAGGATGAAACGGATGGCTAAACCGCTGCTGCTGATCGTCGAGGACGATGCCGCCTTTGCCCGTACGCTGCAGCGCTCGTTCGAGCGGCGCGGTTATGAGGTGATCCTAGCCGCCGGTCCGGGCGAGCTGCCCGCTTTGCTCGGCGTCCGGACGCCGGATTATGCCGTGGTCGACCTGAAGCTCGCACAATCTTCCGGCCTGACCTGTGTCGAGCTGCTGCACGCGCATGATCCGCAAACGGTCATCATCGTGCTCACCGGCTATGCCAGCATCGCCACTGCGGTGCAGTCGATCAAGCTTGGCGCGACATCCTACCTCGCGAAGCCCGCTAATACCGACGACATCGAACGCGCCTTCGGCATGACGGTCGGTGATGCCGAGGTCGAGATCGGTGCGCGGCCGACATCGATCAAGACGATGGAATGGGAGCGGATCAACGAGATCCTCGCCGAGACCGGGTTCAACGTCTCGGAGACGGCACGGCGCCTCGGCATGCACCGGCGGACCTTGGCGCGGAAGCTGGAGAAGCGGCAGATCTCCTAGCGGAACCGCTAGAGCGTGATACCTTCACTTGTACCCGTTCGTGCTGAGTAGAGACCGAGTAGGCCGAAGGCCGTACCGAGGGCCGGTATCGAAGCACCTTCAACGGGGGTGACTTACCTGAAGGCATCAAACTCCCGCCTTCAGGTGCCGCAGAAGGTGGCAAGCACGCGCTCATGATCCAGCGGCGGCTCGGCAAAGCGTGCCGCTTCGGGCTGATCGTCATACGGGCGCGACAGGACCGACAGCAGCGTCTCGAACGGCGCGAAATCCTGATGATCGACCGCGGCATTGATCATTGCCTCGATCTGATGGTTGCGTGGGATGAAGGCCGGGTTGACCGCATCCATGTCCGCACGCCGCGCTGCGGCGTCCTGCGGCGCCGCCTCCAGCGCGCGGCGCCACTCGATCGCCCAGGCATCGTAGGCGGTCGGATCGATGAACAGCGACCGCACCGGCCCGTCATCGCCGCCGACCGCGCCCGACAGCCGGCGGAAGAACAAGGTGAAGTCCACCGCATTCGTGGTCATCGCAGACAGAATTTCCGCCGCCAGCGCGTCGCCCGCCGCTTCGTCGCCAAGCCCCAGCTT contains:
- a CDS encoding response regulator transcription factor; the protein is MAKPLLLIVEDDAAFARTLQRSFERRGYEVILAAGPGELPALLGVRTPDYAVVDLKLAQSSGLTCVELLHAHDPQTVIIVLTGYASIATAVQSIKLGATSYLAKPANTDDIERAFGMTVGDAEVEIGARPTSIKTMEWERINEILAETGFNVSETARRLGMHRRTLARKLEKRQIS